AGTTACTGGAATCAAAGATGTTTATCAGTGGAGACACATGATGGATTCAGCAGATTCACAGTGAGACGAGACCTTTACTGTACATGAACACTAattgttggaggaggaggaggaggaggacgtttGCTCAGACAGGGGGTCTTTGTGGGCCCCTGGACAAAGAGCCACTCTCAGTCCACGGCCATCCTCCTCAGAGGGAGGTCACTGACACTGGAACAAGCTCGGACACCAAACCAGCCGGAcgctctgctgctgtggctccGTCCTCCGTCTGCTTCAGGGTGATCAGTGAGACGACATGAAGCTCTGCCTCGGActcttcctgctgctctgctgtgggaCGCTTCACCTGGGTGAGTTCATGATCCACACATGATCTACATACATGATCCACACATGATCTACATACATGATCCACACATGATCCACATACATGATCCACATACATGATCCACACATGATCCACACATGATCCACAcatgatacacacacatgatCCACATACATGATCCACACATGATCCACACATGATCCACACACATGATCCACATACATGATCCACAcatgatacacacacatgatCCACATACATGATCCACACACATGATCCACATACATGATCCACACATGATCCACACATGATCCACACACATGATCCACACATGATACACATACATGATCCACACACATGATCCACACACATGATCCGCATACATGATCCACACACATGATCCACACACATGATCCACACACATGATCCACACATGATCCACATACATGATCCACACATGATACACACATGATCCACATACATGATCCACACACATGATCCACACACATGATCCACACACATGATCCACACATGATCCACACACATGATACACACATGATACACTAATGATCTGGACAGGAACACAAACTGTCTTTATATGCAGATGATTTATTGCTATATATATCCGACCTCTCTGTTTCCGTTCCGGCTGCTCTTGCCACTATCACATCCTTCGGTCACCTATCAGGATACAAACTGAATCTCGACAAAAGTGAACTGATGCCGCTCAATGTGGCTGCAGAAAATTCCTCTTATTTGAAATGTGTCATGGTAGTTCCGTCTATCTCGGTGTGCATGTTACAGATCCATTTGAAAAGCTCTTCAAGGCTAACTTTAAACTTTACCTCTCTATCAACCCGTTCTAAGGACCATTGTGAACGCTGGTCTTTGCTGCATCTCTAGATTTAACTtaataagtacatttttatctttcttCCCAAACATAGACACCCTACTCTGATCTTTATAAGGAATAAAAAGACTCCTAGGACCCAAAAGCAACTTTTGCAGAGGCCCAAATCAGGTGGAGGATTAGCGCTACCAAATTTCAGGTTCTATTATTGGGCCTCTAATCTTAGGATCATTCAGTACTGGTTGCAGGGCAGAGTGATATCCCCTCCCCCAACTTGGCTAGAAATGGAGGCCGTTTCTTTACCAGCAACATTGTCTTCTCTTGCTCACTCCTCCACCACAGGCCCTTACTCCTCTTTCACCAAAAATACCTGTTAAAACAACATTGAAGATCTGGAACCACTTCAGACGCTACCTTGGGTCCAGACAGCCCGTCTCTCCGCTCCAGTAGCCTCAAACCCAGCTTTTCCCCCATCTATGGCTGACAGTGCTTTCTCAACATGGTCTAATCTCagtattaaaatatttaaagatcTCTATATTGACTATATATTTAATGCGTTTGAGCAATTATCAGTTAAATCTGGTGTTCCCACACATCCCTTTTTCAGGTTCTTACAGATCCAGAGTTACGTCCGCAGCGTAGAACCCCAATTCCCCAGCCTCCCGGCTGAAACGCAGTTTGACACAGTTCTTACCCCGCTCCCTACTCTGAAAGGTACCATGTCGATAATCTATGCTCAACGTTGGTCAAACAAATTTAAATCCTAATTGGAGGAGGAACTAGGTGAGGCACTCCCTGGTGAATCATGGGAAGGGTCTCTTAAAGGGGTACACACATCTTCCATTTGTTCTCGGCATGGTCTCATTCCGTGTCAACTTGTTCATAGGGCTGAACCAAGGCAAGGTTCTCCAAAATCTCTGCAGATGTGAACCCAAACTGTGTGAGATGGAACCAGACTCCTGCTAATCATGTTCACATGTTCTGGAGTTGTCCATCTCTTGTCAGTTTCTGGAAAGAAACATTTATCACGCTCTGACCAAAATGAATAAGGATGTAATTGCCTTTGTTACTTTGTTAGCAAGACGGTTCATTTTACTGAGATGGAAATAatatacatagatatatatatatatatatatatatatatatacgtgttgctgctgctttgtgtgtcTAGTTCTACCTGATAACTTACAGGTGCATTTATTCtgtaaatgttgatttattGAACAAAgttataaaaaactaaaaatgaaacCTGTTGATTGTTGATCTCCGTCCGTCGAGCTGATGAAAGTTAAAccagtttcttcttctgcaggatCTGGACTTCGCTGCTACAAATGTTCAGATTACACCGGGCGCTGTCAGAACGTCCAGGAGTGCACGTATGAGGACTCGTGTATTTCTCTGAGTGAACAAGGTCAGTGTTCATAATGATTAagaatcatttacattttaaacaacagaCATTCAGTCATCCAACAGACTTGATGTTTCACATACAACACAGTTAGGTTCAAGGTCACATGAAGAAGGACCAGCAGCGTTGACACACTtctcagtttgagcttctctagAACTCTGGAGTCACGAGGACGTCAGATGAATCTGCAGCAGAGATGATGAGTTTTCAAACGATAACGTAGTCGTGTGGGTGGAGCCTGAAGGACGGAGGAGTCAGACCCTTGACGTTCTGTATCGGCCGAACAGCATTTAGCAACAGAAACTAGCATCAGGAAAAATGAGCATGAGAAGATCCAGAGGTACAGAGAGCTACTCTTATATTTCGGACGTTATCCAtcacacgtggcatctattgcacttgtgtccgtcctgggagacggatcctcacatgtgtctctctgaggtttctatgttctGTTTCCCAGCTAAAAGGTTTGTTTAACTCTTGTTGagagttaagaacagaggatgtcccacagtatttatatatatatctatatctatatctatatatatatatatgtgtgtgtgttcgtgttctTTGTGTCCAGGTGGAAAGACCATCCGTCAGTGCATCAGATACACAGACTGTGATAACTCTCGCCTCACCCAGATGTTCCCGGCCATCTCCGGCTTCACTTaccgctgctgcagcagcaacctGTGCAACTCCAGCCATGCTGTCACCATGGCGACGCCCATCCTGGCCCTGCTGGGGTCCCTGCTGAGCGCCTGGTGCTGTTGGACCTGAAGACGCCGCGGTTAAATAAACTGGTTCCGGATCATTTCTTATGTTTTGTGACGTTAACATGAACTAAAGTGAGTGTTGCTGTTTGATTTTAGTCGcctgtgtcacttcctgtttctcagaTTAAAAacgttttatattatatatattatatataacaataaatacaacaagaCAGTtaaagtgttgtgtgtgtctgcatcaattgaattcagagagagagagagagagagagagagagagagagagagaaaccaacaggtgaacaatgagcagcactttgagtctgtggaggagaaactcctcattaacagagagaaacctctggtgtctgactctagaacccagagtaggagctggttccacaggagaggagcctggtggctgaaggttctacctcctgttctcctcttacagactctagaacccagagtgggagctggttccacaggagaggagcctggtggctgaaggttctacctcctgttctcctcttgactctagaacccagagtgggagctggttccacaggagaggagcctggtggCTGAAGGTtatacctcctgttctcctcttacagactctagaacccagagtgggagctggttccacaggagaggagcctggtggctgaaggttctacctcctgttctcctcttacagactctagaacccagagtgggagctggttccacaggagaggagcctggtggctgaaggttctacctcctgttctcctcttacagactctagaacccagagtgggagctggttccacaggagaggagcctggtggctgaaggttctacctcctgttctcctcttacagactctagaacccagagtgggagctggttccacaggagaggagcctggtggctgaaggttctacctcctgttctcctcttacagactctagaacccagagtgggagctggttccacaggagaggagcctggtggctgaaggttctacctcctgttctcctcttacagaccctagaaccacaggagaacctgtgttttgGTAGTGAAGTGATCTTTCTGGATGAcatggtgttatcagctctttgacgTATGAAGGTTTGATTGTTAAGGTTTaactgtgaggagcaggatctagATCTTCTGGATTTGACAGTagagaagacaggagtaataagatctcttctacttcctgtcagcactttGACCAACCGGAGACTTTCCTCACACTTCCTGTGacgtcctgataataaagagtgaATCCAGTCTGGAGAAGAATGGACGAGTTTCTCAGCGTCCTCCTGAGACCGGATGTTTCTGATGTTCTTAATATGAACACGAAGAAGAGAACAGGTCGACACACGCCAGTTAACACCGGAAGTTACACAAAACGCTCACCGCATTACGTCAGCACGTTGAAGTAGAAACACTGTCCGCTCCCTTCCGTCAGTCTGATCGCCCCCCCACTGACACTGacgcagcacagacacagacacagacagacacagacagacacagacagacaccagCCGTCCGGACGACCTGCTGCCGTGAGATGAAGCTCTGCCTCGGACTCGTGCTGCTGCTCTGCGGCGGGACTCTTCACCTGGGTGAGTTCTGTTGGTTTGtccagagaagagaagaagacatgaACATCACACTGACGAAGTATTTCACAACTACAGACACTCAaactgtgtccgtgtgtgtgatGGTCAGTAGAGGAGCAGGTTCAGACCTGGAGTCTTCAACATTAATGACAAAGGTCCAGAAGTGTCGCACTGTgtactaatatatataattaagtTGTAAAGTAGTGTACATGTACTCAGTACTGTCAAATCACATGACTTCAGTACGATTCAAAACCTTTTGACAATAATGATTGTCACGTAACATAGAACTGAACATGTATGTCTGATTGCAGACAAGTACAATGATCtctcatttcaaaataagagaaaataaataaaatgttcaaataaagtGCTTAACTTCGGAAAAATCAAGTAAAGGGAGAAATAGCTTGAATTtccctttttctgtttcactcctgtgtttctctcccATTGTTTCTTGTGtcgctctctttctttttctttccaccgTCTCTTCCTGTCTAACTTTCCTGTGGAACTTTCCTATTTAACTTTCCTGTGGAACTTTCCTGTCTAACTTTCCTGTGGAACTTTCCTGTGGAACTTTCCTGTGGAACTTTCCTGTGGAACTTTCCTATGGAACTTTCCTGTGGAACTTTCCTGTCTAACTTTCCTGTGGAACTTTCCTGTGGAACTTTCCTGTGGAACTTTCCTGTGGAACTTTCCTATGGAACTTTCCTATGGAACTTTCCTGTGGAACTTTCCTGTGGAACTTTCCTGTGGAACTTCCCTCTGACTCTCTCTTGTCTGCACGGTTGAGTCACATGTTTACCACCTGAATGCACTGACCTGATTGGCTGAGTCGTATCACGTGGGATGGTTTATCTCGCATGTTATCGGTCTGTGCGTTTCCTCGTGTTGTTGCTGGGATGGTCACGTTCGTCACAacgaaccgaacagaggtaagttaccctgaaactttacaacaacaaaacctattgattcatctattatcataatcataccacatatactcACAGGCCTCAAGTGgcttttaatgttattgtggtaatttatcttttatttaacacgtctaatgTAAAGTTTGAAGTTAACTACTTCATACCAAGTTTTCACATCTctagtaaagagttgtgtgttTAGTTGTCACATAATTTGAATTATAAATTGATGATATAATAATCGAAATCCTCAATTGTAATAGCTACATAATAAGTTGCATATGATAGTAACTATATGTTGAACACATGTTCTGATCAAGACAGACTCGTTTAACCACCTTTACTATTACCAACCCGTCTTTTAGCCTGCTAtggattcacagtgaattatATGACAGTtcagatgtgattataatgtCCACACACCACTGATGTAAACAGTTCTCATAGTTATTATATATtgatctgttttcacactgagacgttgagggacttgaagtggactgttatcaacagcactgtgagagattatcaccttgaatattacagatgtggtagaaagacattttatatatttgtacaatgtttatttctttaagtATATCAGTATACAGGTTCTGTAGAAAGTATTTACAGACAGTGTTTAATCTGAGGCGTTGCTTATTTGTTCCACGTTATCCTACAGATGTGACATCGTGATTTCAGTATAAAACCTTTatactgatttttttcatttcatttcatgaagcactgcagcacctgatgtcctcaggtGTCCccatccactgtggcagcagcaacatggtggagagcggcagcttcaggctggtcaacatgaggaCGACCTGCACCagcttcatctgcacaacacttcATGTGTTCCTCCCTCAACTAAAGatgacctgcagctgctgacagtTGGCAGTCATCACAGTTACAACAGCAGTGTTCATCTGTTACTGTCTGCTTTGATACAACTTTGATAAAAacccagtttttaattttttaaagagacagaacacggtcagcacagctgtgtccttCACATTCGTCCGTCCATaataaaatgaaaggaaacaGAACAGTACGGTATTATTGCATACATGTCACTTATAAACCAACtttgtgtccttatattctgtggatgttcaactatgtatttgaatatgctTTTGGATTAAACAGTGCACTACCAAGACGATGAGTGTACAGTATGGAGTTCTTCCACATTAAATCTCATTGTGTTGTGAAACCATTGATGCACTCAACCTCTTTTCCTCAGGTACACAACATGTTGGCCTCAATGTTTTAACTTCCCTCAGGTGTCCCATGCAACAAATATGACATGTTGAAATCACTACGgtaaaacattcactttggCCTGTCTCAGTTAGAAGCCCACCCATGACAAGGTGCACGTTGCAACGTGGGTGTTGGACGAGGAtgtgggaaaagagaggaacagttgggtgtcgtcagcataacagtgataagagaatccatgc
This genomic interval from Paralichthys olivaceus isolate ysfri-2021 chromosome 7, ASM2471397v2, whole genome shotgun sequence contains the following:
- the cd59b gene encoding CD59 glycoprotein, with the translated sequence MKLCLGLFLLLCCGTLHLGSGLRCYKCSDYTGRCQNVQECTYEDSCISLSEQGGKTIRQCIRYTDCDNSRLTQMFPAISGFTYRCCSSNLCNSSHAVTMATPILALLGSLLSAWCCWT